The following are from one region of the Methanomicrobia archaeon genome:
- a CDS encoding DUF1614 domain-containing protein, whose translation MRKIVNKPQAKPLVFYGLLLIPTVFLCCTEGFGRNTSFFIVVLAMLLTSLIEIPIQTVRTRKPEYSETEARCIGELYGVAVAEELHADTEKCYKTHITLNLGGFIIPLLFSIYLLLSFNQPGGEALPLLEVTMATILMTLIVYMVSEVKGGVGIVIPNYVGLFAIPLGFILAPSELPLRLIAEVLIFVPAVVGILLGMLIALVTLPREKVGSAFFNLGGIGSFYTIYLISFLALILGSIA comes from the coding sequence ATGAGAAAAATAGTAAACAAGCCGCAGGCGAAGCCCCTTGTGTTCTATGGACTGTTGCTTATACCAACCGTTTTTCTGTGCTGTACTGAGGGCTTTGGGAGAAATACGAGCTTCTTTATTGTCGTTCTTGCGATGCTGCTGACGAGCCTTATTGAGATCCCGATACAGACGGTACGAACCAGAAAGCCGGAGTATAGCGAGACCGAAGCGCGCTGTATCGGTGAACTGTATGGCGTAGCCGTCGCAGAGGAACTGCATGCCGACACTGAAAAGTGCTATAAGACGCACATAACGCTGAATCTGGGCGGTTTCATTATACCGCTCTTGTTCTCGATCTATCTGCTGCTCTCCTTCAATCAGCCCGGTGGCGAGGCACTACCACTACTGGAAGTGACCATGGCGACCATACTCATGACGCTCATTGTTTATATGGTGTCGGAAGTGAAAGGCGGCGTCGGCATCGTCATCCCGAACTATGTGGGCCTCTTTGCGATTCCACTGGGGTTTATTCTCGCGCCGTCTGAACTGCCACTCAGGCTTATAGCGGAGGTATTGATCTTTGTGCCCGCGGTCGTGGGGATCCTGCTAGGAATGCTGATCGCTTTGGTCACACTGCCCCGGGAAAAAGTAGGAAGCGCGTTCTTCAATCTCGGCGGCATTGGCAGTTTTTACACCATTTACCTCATCTCATTCCTGGCGCTCATACTAGGAAGCATCGCCTAA
- the larE gene encoding ATP-dependent sacrificial sulfur transferase LarE — MLDHTVRTKLEDLRRSLRERGKVLVAFSGGVDSGVLVHIAHDVLGKDRVLAVTIASELLPQRDLEQVKRFVTNAGITHKIVPFRWQQNEAFVKNPHDRCYYCKREYAKLLKDLATEEGIKTIAEGVTISDFDEYRPGFLAAKEGGLWHPLAEAGITKPEVRQIAKELKLPFWDKPSSPCLATRVEYGERLTKEKLAMIEAAEVFLKNDLGLKQLRIRLHRGGLARIEVAKEELDTLCDMTLLEAVSRQLKALGFTYVTLDLEGYRSGSMDVRI, encoded by the coding sequence ATGCTCGACCACACGGTGCGAACAAAGCTAGAGGATTTGAGAAGGAGCTTAAGAGAAAGAGGGAAGGTACTCGTTGCGTTCTCCGGCGGTGTTGATAGCGGCGTATTGGTGCACATCGCCCACGACGTATTGGGCAAAGACCGCGTGCTGGCGGTAACGATAGCCAGTGAGCTCCTTCCACAGCGTGATTTGGAGCAGGTGAAGCGTTTCGTGACCAACGCAGGAATCACGCATAAGATCGTGCCGTTTCGATGGCAGCAGAACGAGGCTTTCGTTAAGAATCCGCACGACCGCTGTTATTATTGCAAACGGGAATATGCAAAGCTCTTAAAGGATCTTGCGACTGAAGAGGGCATAAAAACCATTGCGGAAGGTGTTACCATCTCGGACTTCGATGAATACCGGCCAGGTTTTCTCGCGGCCAAAGAGGGTGGTTTATGGCACCCTCTTGCCGAAGCGGGCATAACGAAGCCAGAGGTGCGGCAGATAGCGAAAGAGCTCAAGCTCCCGTTTTGGGATAAGCCCTCTTCGCCTTGCTTAGCGACACGAGTCGAATACGGCGAGCGGCTAACGAAGGAGAAACTGGCGATGATAGAAGCGGCAGAGGTGTTCTTGAAGAATGATTTAGGGCTAAAGCAACTCAGGATTCGACTGCATCGTGGTGGCCTGGCGAGGATCGAGGTTGCGAAAGAGGAGCTGGACACCTTGTGCGATATGACGCTGCTCGAAGCAGTCTCGCGGCAACTAAAAGCACTCGGGTTCACGTACGTCACGCTCGATCTCGAAGGCTACCGGAGCGGAAGTATGGATGTCAGGATTTAA
- a CDS encoding prephenate dehydrogenase/arogenate dehydrogenase family protein: MRITILGGAGGMGAWFAQFFKDNDLDVRIVGRSDKTELVANKLGVAFSTIDLLTTDPGTLKEEFADTDIVLVSVPIDVTERVIERVGPALHAGSLLMDVTSVKRGPVAMMERCTSSTVEVLGTHPLFGPSTRSLRGMPVVFVPVRTGPLYEAVYELFKRNGAKLEVLTAEEHDETMTIIQGLPHFVLFSFGFALKDLEFDVDRARHLMGPMYAVVLDFVGRLLHQDPYLYAQIQTNFEMNGVHKAFIASATRFAELVSEGNEAAIIEELRAAKAHFGDTASAMRDSDRIIEEKVKLSLEKNSLEKR; this comes from the coding sequence ATGCGGATAACGATACTCGGCGGCGCAGGCGGCATGGGGGCATGGTTCGCCCAATTTTTCAAGGATAACGACCTTGACGTGCGAATCGTGGGTCGAAGCGATAAAACAGAACTCGTAGCAAACAAACTCGGTGTTGCTTTTTCAACGATCGATCTGTTGACGACCGACCCGGGTACGCTCAAAGAGGAGTTTGCGGATACTGATATAGTGCTCGTCTCGGTGCCGATCGACGTGACGGAACGGGTGATCGAGCGCGTGGGGCCTGCACTGCATGCAGGCTCGCTGCTGATGGACGTAACCTCCGTGAAACGAGGGCCTGTGGCGATGATGGAGCGCTGTACGTCGAGTACCGTGGAAGTATTAGGGACGCACCCGTTATTCGGGCCTTCGACGAGGAGTTTACGCGGTATGCCGGTCGTATTCGTGCCCGTTCGTACGGGGCCGCTCTATGAGGCAGTCTACGAGCTTTTCAAGCGAAACGGCGCGAAGCTCGAGGTATTAACCGCCGAGGAGCACGATGAGACGATGACGATCATCCAGGGCCTGCCGCATTTTGTCCTCTTTTCCTTTGGCTTCGCGTTGAAGGATCTCGAGTTCGATGTCGACCGGGCACGGCACCTCATGGGGCCGATGTACGCGGTCGTGCTGGATTTCGTGGGCCGGCTCTTGCATCAAGATCCATACCTCTACGCGCAGATCCAGACGAATTTCGAGATGAACGGGGTACATAAGGCCTTTATAGCGAGTGCCACGAGGTTCGCCGAGCTGGTATCTGAAGGAAACGAGGCGGCAATCATCGAGGAGCTGCGAGCTGCGAAAGCGCATTTCGGTGATACCGCGAGCGCGATGCGCGATTCAGACAGGATAATCGAGGAGAAAGTGAAGCTCTCTTTAGAAAAGAACTCGCTGGAAAAGAGATAA